The Candidatus Schekmanbacteria bacterium genome has a window encoding:
- the queD gene encoding 6-carboxytetrahydropterin synthase QueD, with translation MYSVSIKLDFSSAHQLRNYKGKCEALHGHNWKVEAVVSGEKLNSLGMLIDFHDLKKELSAVLELLDHKNLNETEIFKEINPTAENIANWIYDEMSKKINNGNISVSEIRVWESEHSCAMYSGKRC, from the coding sequence ATGTATTCAGTGTCAATAAAATTGGATTTTTCATCTGCCCATCAGCTTCGAAATTATAAAGGGAAATGTGAAGCCCTCCATGGACATAATTGGAAGGTAGAAGCGGTGGTCAGTGGAGAGAAACTTAACTCATTGGGAATGCTCATAGATTTTCATGACCTAAAAAAAGAGCTTTCTGCCGTGCTTGAATTGCTTGACCATAAAAATCTCAATGAAACTGAAATTTTTAAGGAAATCAATCCAACGGCAGAGAATATTGCGAACTGGATTTATGATGAGATGTCTAAGAAAATCAACAATGGTAATATTTCAGTAAGTGAGATTAGAGTATGGGAGAGTGAGCATTCCTGTGCTATGTATTCAGGAAAAAGATGTTAG